From the Lolium rigidum isolate FL_2022 chromosome 2, APGP_CSIRO_Lrig_0.1, whole genome shotgun sequence genome, one window contains:
- the LOC124687565 gene encoding uncharacterized protein LOC124687565 codes for MAFLFNKFQEAIRTLAKSPRFARDPRHLQFDADVNRLFLYTSYYRLGKNSEEKDAEEIIDMASKASVTDQQKQVQENVNYQLKHICKTMDNILRPETKKDPSQSPSDAHNNSRRSGLSLAVGTGVANANKPAVPATRPLTRAELSTKFRDHLGYTLDIRPSLIPHKDAGQGLFLSGEANVGAVLAIYPGVIYSPAYYRYIPGYPRIDACNSYLITRYDGTIINAKPWHLGGETREIWDGSDSVDYNTMSPKSPESNSDRAWRMLNKPLEKSRSENFGEVLERRNPLAFGHFANHPPGGSTPNVMICPYDFPLTEKDMRAYIPNIAFGGEEPVTMKRFGSFWFKSRGSGKQTEESPVLKTLVLVSTRSICDEELFLNYRYSSTKTRPEWYTPVDEEEDKRRWS; via the exons ATGGCTTTTCTCTTCAACAAATTCCAGGAG GCAATCAGAACACTTGCAAAGAGTCCAAGATTCGCTCGAGACCCACGGCATCTTCAGTTTGATGCTGACGTAAATCGTTTGTTTCTCTATACAAG CTATTATCGCCTGGGAAAGAATTCAGAAGAAAAAGATGCTGAGGAGATTATTGACATGGCTAGCAAAGCATCAGTTACTGACCAGCAGAAACAAGTGCAGGAAAATGTTAATTACCAACTTAAGCATATATGCAAAACAATGGATAACATTCTTCGCCCTGAAACAAAAAAGGATCCATCGCAGTCTCCTTCAGATGCTCATAATAATTCTCGGCGAAGTGGCTTGAGTTTGGCCGTTGGCACAGGAGTTGCAAATGCAAACAAGCCAG CTGTACCTGCTACTCGACCTTTAACTCGAGCTGAATTGTCAACCAAATTCAGGGATCATTTGGGCTACACCCTTGACATCAGGCCATCATTAATTCCTCACAAAGATGCAGGGCAAGGTCTGTTCTTATCTGGAGAAGCTAATGTTGGTGCTGTCCTAGCCATCTACCCTGGAGTTATATATTCACCTGCTTATTATCGATACATCCCTGGATACCCAAGAATTGACGCGTGCAACAGCTATCTTATTACAAGATATGACGGAACAATAATCAACGCGAAGCCATGGCATTTAGGTGGTGAAACAAGAGAAATATGGGATGGTTCAGATTCTGTAGACTACAATACTATGTCACCAAAAAGCCCAGAGAGCAACTCTGATCGCGCGTGGAGGATGCTTAACAAGCCCCTGGAGAAGAGTCGTAGTGAAAACTTTGGAGAGGTGCTGGAACGACGAAATCCACTAGCTTTTGGTCATTTTGCGAACCATCCACCGGGAGGGTCAACTCCTAATGTCATGATCTGCCCATATGATTTTCCATTGACAGAGAAGGATATGAGAGCATACATCCCAAACATTGCATTTGGTGGTGAAGAGCCAGTCACGATGAAGAGGTTTGGCTCCttctggttcaagtcaagaggttCTGGTAAACAAACTGAGGAGTCGCCTGTTCTAAAGACGCTTGTGCTAGTGAGTACAAGGTCCATATGTGATGAGGAGCTCTTCCTGAATTACCGGTATAGCAGCACAAAGACGCGACCGGAGTGGTATACCCcagttgatgaagaagaggacaagCGGAGATGGAGCTAG
- the LOC124687566 gene encoding ATP-dependent Clp protease proteolytic subunit-like, whose amino-acid sequence MATTTIANLAGASPLPTFAPRPRPGPNSVSPCPAAPAAPRRLAVAAPPRAFFSREPYQPQLPEPAGYSSTQAYGLVPMVVETTSRGERAYDIFSRLLKERIVCIHGPIADDTASLVVAQLLFLESENPLKPISLYINSPGGVVTAGLAIYDTMQYIRCPVNTICIGQAASMGSLLLAAGARGERRALPNARIMIHQPSGGAQGQATDIAIQAKEILKLRDRLNKIYAKHTGQKIDKIEDCMERDLFMDPQEALEWGLIDEVIENRPASLMPEGLSAVDPPHHGGGGGGNGRDRDMEEPSAV is encoded by the coding sequence atggcgaccaccACAATCGCCAACCTCGCCGGCGCCTCCCCGCTGCCCACCTTCGCGCCGAGGCCCAGGCCCGGGCCCAATTCGGTGAGCCCATGCCCGGCTGCGCCCGCTgcgcctcgccggctcgccgtcgcggCCCCCCCTCGGGCGTTCTTCTCCAGGGAGCCGTACCAGCCGCAGCTGCCGGAGCCGGCGGGGTACTCGTCCACCCAGGCGTACGGGCTCGTGCCCATGGTCGTCGAGACCACCTCCCGCGGGGAGCGGGCCTACGACATCTTCTCGCGCCTGCTCAAGGAGCGGATCGTCTGCATCCACGGGCCCATCGCCGACGACACGGCGTCGCTCGTCGTGGCGCAGCTGCTCTTCCTCGAGTCTGAGAACCCGCTCAAGCCCATCAGCCTCTACATCAACTCCCCGGGCGGCGTCGTCACCGCGGGCCTCGCGATCTACGACACCATGCAGTACATCCGGTGCCCCGTCAACACCATCTGCATCGGCCAGGCCGCCTCCATGGGGTCGCTCCTGCTCGCCGCCGGCGCGCGCGGGGAGAGGCGGGCGCTGCCCAACGCCAGGATCATGATCCATCAGCCCTCGGGCGGGGCGCAGGGCCAGGCCACCGACATCGCCATCCAGGCCAAGGAGATCCTCAAGCTGCGCGACCGCCTCAACAAGATCTACGCCAAGCACACGGGCCAGAAGATCGACAAAATCGAGGACTGCATGGAGCGTGATCTCTTCATGGACCCCCAGGAGGCCCTCGAATGGGGGCTTATAGACGAGGTCATTGAGAATCGCCCAGCTTCCCTCATGCCCGAGGGCCTCAGCGCCGTTGACCCGCCTCACCACGGTGGGGGTGGCGGCGGCAACGGGCGTGACAGGGACATGGAGGAGCCCTCGGCTGTATAA